The genomic interval GGCCTACGAGAAGTACGCCGCTCAGATCAACGACGTCGTCCACGCTCAGTGCTGGTCCCATACGCGGAGGCATTTCCTGAAGGCGGAAGCCATCGAACCGGAGCTGACGGCGCAGGCCCTGGAGCAGATTCGCGATCTCTATGAGGAAGAAGGCAAGATCGGCGCGCGCCAGCTCGATACGAACAAGCGTCTCGAGCTGCGAGGGAAGCACTGCAAATCGATTGTCGATCAATTCTTCAAATGCGTGAAAACAACGCTCGAGCAAAACGCACTGTTGCCTTCAAGTCCGTTCACCGCGGCAGCGGATTATGCGCTGTTCCGCGAAGATGCGCTTCGAG from bacterium carries:
- a CDS encoding transposase; this translates as AYEKYAAQINDVVHAQCWSHTRRHFLKAEAIEPELTAQALEQIRDLYEEEGKIGARQLDTNKRLELRGKHCKSIVDQFFKCVKTTLEQNALLPSSPFTAAADYALFREDALRVFLEYPDVPIDTNHLEREIRPVALGRRNWVFCWTEIGAECVGIFQSLIATCRLQEIDPYTY